A DNA window from Candidatus Saccharimonadales bacterium contains the following coding sequences:
- a CDS encoding ATP-binding protein — translation MLIALTIIGLYCWAFFDSSVKSLSASLLISDMAAILAVASFCMGFISYLFAPRKYIFALSLSAYLILAATAATLIFSTGGVVSPFVALWMVIAIFAGVFGIYGVLPLLIATTGYMVMSFIDHTLTREGVITTALAGELPLIISFFIWHVKAKAESGDDKAYKDLANELSQVAGTSEVVINAIADGVVALNSQGVVELINPAAQRMIGWGKQDALALNYQSVMRLTDSKDKTLDPGNDPILQALNTNQQISTNELSLLTHSDKKLLVSIVVSPAGSIGSGVIIVFRDITKEKAEEREQAEFISTASHEMRTPVASIEGYLGLTLNPATATIDAKARDFITKAHESAQHLGRLFQDLLDVTKADDGRLANNPKVVDLVTFTGDIIEGLRPKADEKGLTVTYKPFAAAGLKTTERRLNPVFYTYVDNDHLREVIANLLENAIKYTLVGEVIVDVSGDAEHVTVSVADSGIGIPKEDISHLFQKFYRVDNSDTREIGGTGLGLYLCRRLAEAMNGRIWLESEYKKGSTFYLELPRLDNVEAARLADEAATEKAREMAENAEAARQASIAQPIAAPVHAEPEQVAPPVAPQPVPMVTPVQIAVPPVQYPQQIAPAPVQQPEPQQVIYTRPNISINSIEQHPEQYQQAARTSGISIPVRNGNNPPN, via the coding sequence ATGTTAATTGCGCTTACTATCATTGGGCTTTATTGCTGGGCTTTTTTTGATTCAAGTGTCAAATCCTTAAGTGCCTCTTTACTTATTAGTGATATGGCGGCCATTCTTGCAGTGGCCTCATTTTGTATGGGCTTTATATCGTATCTTTTCGCACCCCGCAAATACATCTTTGCCTTAAGCTTATCTGCGTATCTTATTCTAGCTGCAACTGCTGCAACGCTTATTTTTAGTACAGGCGGGGTTGTGTCTCCATTCGTCGCACTGTGGATGGTTATTGCTATATTTGCTGGTGTATTCGGAATATACGGAGTCCTACCTCTACTTATAGCAACAACTGGGTATATGGTTATGTCATTTATTGACCATACGCTGACTCGTGAGGGAGTAATAACGACGGCACTTGCTGGTGAACTACCTCTCATTATTAGTTTTTTTATCTGGCACGTAAAAGCAAAGGCAGAATCGGGAGACGATAAAGCATATAAGGATCTTGCAAATGAACTGAGTCAAGTTGCAGGCACTTCGGAAGTCGTCATTAACGCTATCGCTGATGGCGTTGTTGCCCTCAATAGCCAGGGAGTTGTTGAACTTATTAATCCTGCAGCACAGCGAATGATAGGGTGGGGGAAGCAAGATGCTTTAGCGTTAAATTACCAGTCTGTCATGCGGCTTACTGACAGTAAAGATAAAACCCTTGATCCGGGGAATGACCCAATCCTTCAAGCTCTTAATACAAATCAACAAATTAGTACAAATGAATTATCCCTGTTAACTCATTCTGATAAAAAATTACTTGTTTCTATTGTCGTTTCTCCTGCTGGATCAATAGGCTCGGGTGTTATTATTGTGTTTCGTGATATTACTAAAGAAAAAGCCGAAGAGCGTGAGCAGGCAGAGTTTATCAGTACAGCTAGCCATGAAATGCGCACACCAGTCGCATCTATAGAAGGTTATTTAGGCCTCACTCTCAATCCTGCGACAGCAACAATAGATGCTAAAGCACGTGACTTCATCACAAAAGCCCATGAATCAGCCCAGCACCTTGGAAGATTGTTCCAGGACTTATTGGATGTCACAAAAGCAGATGATGGACGACTAGCGAATAATCCGAAGGTTGTTGATCTTGTTACGTTTACTGGCGACATTATTGAAGGACTTCGCCCTAAAGCAGATGAAAAAGGGCTAACTGTTACATACAAACCATTTGCAGCGGCTGGACTTAAGACAACAGAGCGTCGCCTTAACCCTGTATTTTATACATACGTCGACAACGATCATCTTCGTGAAGTAATTGCTAATCTTTTAGAAAACGCGATTAAATATACACTCGTCGGAGAAGTAATTGTCGATGTGAGTGGCGATGCTGAACATGTTACCGTAAGTGTCGCCGACAGTGGAATTGGTATACCAAAAGAAGATATTTCTCATTTATTCCAAAAGTTCTATCGTGTCGACAACAGTGATACTCGTGAAATTGGCGGTACAGGTCTAGGACTCTATTTATGTCGACGGCTTGCAGAGGCCATGAACGGTCGTATATGGCTAGAGAGCGAATATAAGAAGGGGAGTACGTTCTATCTTGAACTACCTCGTCTAGATAATGTTGAGGCTGCACGGCTAGCTGATGAAGCTGCGACAGAAAAAGCGAGAGAGATGGCCGAGAATGCAGAAGCAGCACGACAAGCATCGATAGCTCAGCCTATCGCTGCTCCAGTACACGCTGAGCCTGAACAGGTAGCACCTCCAGTCGCACCACAACCAGTGCCTATGGTTACGCCCGTCCAAATAGCCGTACCTCCTGTTCAATACCCTCAGCAAATTGCTCCAGCACCAGTCCAACAGCCTGAGCCGCAGCAAGTTATATACACTAGGCCTAATATCTCAATTAACAGTATCGAGCAACATCCTGAACAGTATCAACAGGCCGCTAGAACAAGTGGTATAAGTATTCCTGTACGAAATGGGAACAATCCACCTAATTAA
- a CDS encoding DUF2177 family protein → MTDFIIRFLIAGGVMGVFDAFWLTVVANKFYKSQIGTLLLEKPNMTAAILFYIIYVVGVVVFVISPALEKGSWLYALTYGALFGLVAYATYDLTNLSTIKGFTVKLVVVDLLWGAFLTAGVSVITYAIIRQFFS, encoded by the coding sequence ATGACAGACTTTATTATTAGATTTCTCATTGCAGGTGGCGTCATGGGTGTATTCGACGCTTTTTGGCTTACTGTTGTTGCAAACAAGTTTTATAAAAGTCAGATAGGTACTCTTCTTCTTGAAAAGCCAAACATGACGGCTGCTATATTGTTCTATATTATTTATGTTGTTGGAGTTGTTGTGTTTGTTATTAGTCCTGCTCTTGAGAAAGGTTCGTGGCTTTATGCACTTACCTACGGTGCTTTATTCGGGCTAGTTGCCTATGCAACCTATGACCTTACGAATCTTTCGACAATTAAGGGCTTTACCGTCAAGTTAGTAGTTGTTGACTTACTCTGGGGTGCATTTCTCACCGCTGGAGTGTCTGTCATTACCTATGCAATTATTAGGCAGTTCTTTTCATGA
- a CDS encoding NAD(P)H-binding protein, with product MRQQVTVFGANGKVGSLIVEELLGRDYKVVAFVHNQSALKQSDQLSIVQGDIYQAIDVEKALDGSEMVISALGSWGTPKKDILATGMSFIIPGMKKRNITKIISLTGADARAKGDKLSLLHRISHIGISIIGHKVLFDGEKHIRLLEESKLDWTVVRSPIMSSSAPVTDMYNLGDRRPAPWKTISRQLVVLSMVDLLENHTWTRRSPFLGEDIDT from the coding sequence ATGAGACAACAAGTAACAGTTTTTGGGGCTAACGGTAAAGTAGGTAGTTTAATTGTTGAGGAATTATTAGGTCGTGACTATAAAGTAGTCGCATTCGTCCATAATCAATCGGCGCTCAAACAATCCGATCAACTTAGTATTGTTCAGGGTGATATCTACCAAGCAATTGACGTCGAGAAAGCCCTTGATGGATCTGAGATGGTTATTAGCGCACTTGGAAGTTGGGGTACGCCAAAAAAGGACATACTTGCAACAGGCATGAGCTTTATTATTCCAGGCATGAAAAAAAGAAACATAACAAAGATTATTTCGTTAACTGGGGCCGATGCAAGAGCTAAGGGTGATAAACTGAGCCTCCTCCACCGTATTTCACATATTGGTATATCGATTATTGGCCATAAAGTTCTTTTTGACGGCGAAAAGCATATTCGTCTTCTTGAAGAAAGCAAGCTTGACTGGACTGTCGTTCGTTCGCCAATTATGTCGTCATCAGCACCTGTCACTGATATGTATAATCTAGGAGATAGGCGCCCTGCCCCATGGAAAACAATTAGTAGACAGCTTGTTGTCCTATCGATGGTTGACCTGCTAGAAAATCATACCTGGACCCGAAGGTCGCCTTTTCTTGGAGAAGATATAGATACATAA
- a CDS encoding MMPL family transporter, which yields MGNNPLASILQYIKNHTWLRISLPIIIIILWFIVAGIGGPTFGKLSSVSSNDQSSFLPASAQSTKVQALQSKFQDSTSIPAIIVIESEQKISPQDFQLYKPLIESVSGVKGVKQTTANQPVTVIGPIPSSDNLSVEFIVPIAETKNVSKVVADLRSTVNDTTPKGQTAYVAGPAGLSADLVKAFGGIDGILLLVALGVVFFILLLVYRSVALPFIVLLNAMFALCASILVVYFMAKENWIQLNGQSQGILSILVIGAATDYSLLLVARYREALAHIESKWIAIWRAMKVSFEPIAASAATVVLALLCLLFSDLNSNRSLGPVAATGIALSFLSTITFLPALLVVLGRGSFWPVRPRFMPEQHIENTKNNSDIGKLWRGVGKLISSKPRLTWMVSLVVLLVAGLGILQLRASGVPQTALILSKSQAVDGQAVIAKHFNAAIGTPMVVIADQNKVNLVVSKLQSFEGVSQVTVYTGGSERPGAAPGLPKIVDGKVLINVTLSATESDSAQAESVVTLSRAQLPAIDSSVLVGGATATSLDTNETARNDLYKIIPIVLVVILVILILLLRAIVAPLLLIVSVLISYVAAIGVSALVFNYIFGFAGADASVPLFGFIFLVALGVDYNIFLMTRVREESQIIGTRRGVIRGLGKTGSVITSAGVVLAATFAALGIIPILFLAQIAFIVAFGVLLDTIIVRSLLVPSVAYDLGKIIWWPSKLSRTDKK from the coding sequence ATGGGTAACAATCCTTTAGCAAGCATATTACAATACATTAAAAATCATACCTGGCTGCGCATCTCTTTGCCTATTATTATTATAATCCTCTGGTTTATTGTTGCTGGTATAGGTGGCCCTACGTTTGGCAAATTGTCATCAGTCTCATCTAATGACCAATCCTCATTTTTACCTGCAAGTGCCCAGTCAACTAAAGTACAAGCGCTTCAAAGTAAATTTCAAGATTCAACTTCTATTCCCGCAATTATTGTTATTGAGTCAGAACAAAAAATCTCGCCTCAAGATTTCCAGCTTTACAAACCTCTTATAGAAAGTGTTTCTGGTGTCAAGGGTGTCAAACAAACCACTGCAAATCAACCAGTCACGGTAATCGGCCCAATTCCTTCATCAGATAATTTATCAGTGGAGTTTATTGTTCCGATTGCTGAGACTAAAAATGTCAGCAAAGTTGTTGCTGATTTAAGAAGTACTGTTAATGATACGACTCCTAAAGGTCAAACGGCATATGTAGCTGGTCCAGCAGGTTTAAGCGCTGATCTTGTCAAGGCATTTGGGGGTATAGATGGAATTTTACTACTTGTCGCGCTTGGCGTTGTGTTCTTCATTTTACTACTTGTCTACAGATCGGTTGCGCTACCATTTATCGTACTGCTAAACGCGATGTTCGCACTGTGTGCATCTATTCTAGTCGTTTATTTCATGGCTAAAGAGAACTGGATTCAACTAAATGGTCAGAGTCAAGGTATATTATCCATCCTTGTTATCGGTGCAGCAACTGATTATTCTTTACTTCTCGTAGCGCGATACCGTGAAGCCCTTGCTCACATTGAATCAAAATGGATTGCAATATGGCGAGCGATGAAAGTATCATTTGAGCCAATTGCCGCATCCGCTGCAACCGTCGTACTGGCATTACTCTGTTTATTATTTTCAGATTTAAACTCAAACAGAAGCCTCGGACCAGTGGCAGCAACCGGCATAGCACTTTCATTTCTTTCAACAATAACATTTTTACCTGCGCTACTTGTCGTACTCGGTCGTGGATCATTTTGGCCTGTACGTCCAAGGTTTATGCCAGAACAACATATTGAAAATACGAAGAATAACAGTGATATAGGCAAGCTATGGCGGGGCGTTGGAAAGCTCATTTCATCAAAGCCTCGCCTGACTTGGATGGTATCGCTTGTCGTACTACTTGTCGCTGGACTTGGTATCCTGCAGTTAAGGGCGAGTGGCGTACCTCAAACGGCACTCATTCTATCCAAATCGCAGGCAGTTGATGGTCAAGCAGTCATTGCAAAACACTTTAATGCAGCAATCGGTACACCGATGGTGGTGATTGCAGATCAGAATAAAGTTAATCTGGTTGTAAGTAAACTACAATCATTTGAAGGTGTGAGTCAAGTTACTGTCTACACCGGAGGAAGTGAGCGGCCAGGAGCAGCCCCCGGACTACCAAAAATTGTTGATGGTAAAGTACTTATCAATGTCACTCTAAGCGCCACTGAATCAGATTCAGCACAGGCAGAATCAGTCGTTACACTATCTCGTGCCCAACTCCCGGCAATTGATTCAAGTGTATTAGTGGGGGGAGCGACCGCAACATCACTTGATACAAACGAAACAGCTCGTAATGACCTATACAAAATCATTCCAATAGTCCTCGTTGTCATTCTCGTCATTCTCATACTATTACTTCGAGCAATTGTTGCACCACTACTTCTCATAGTGAGTGTCTTGATCAGTTACGTTGCTGCAATTGGCGTTTCGGCACTTGTTTTCAACTATATCTTTGGGTTTGCAGGAGCGGATGCTTCTGTGCCGCTATTTGGATTTATTTTCCTTGTAGCACTTGGCGTTGATTATAATATTTTCCTTATGACACGCGTCCGAGAAGAATCACAAATTATCGGAACCAGACGTGGTGTCATCCGTGGACTCGGTAAGACTGGTAGCGTCATTACCTCAGCAGGAGTTGTGCTTGCTGCTACCTTTGCTGCACTTGGCATCATACCAATTCTATTCCTGGCTCAGATTGCCTTTATTGTTGCATTCGGAGTGCTACTTGACACAATTATCGTTCGGTCACTTCTCGTTCCATCAGTTGCGTATGATCTAGGAAAGATCATATGGTGGCCCTCAAAACTCTCTCGTACTGACAAGAAATAA
- a CDS encoding SGNH/GDSL hydrolase family protein, producing the protein MKKYSLIIILVIVIALGFLTVKLFSKDNKVQTVVQTNGTYIALGDSVAAGIGLGDYTDSSACDRTIHAYPNAVATALNYKLQSVACSGATTQNGLIGTQVVNKLAIEPQLNSLLSGTKPNLISMTIGANDANWTSFIQKCYTGNCGSDADTNAVNAGVAAATTNLINVFSQIQSTYPTETPRVVITGYYKLFPASPKANCTELVGIDQQELKWITTLQNTIDESLKSAASAYDFVTYVPIDFSGHELCTASPWIQGLSDKAPYHPTLDGQAAIANQIVTALKTNGAIK; encoded by the coding sequence ATGAAAAAATATTCTTTGATAATCATACTAGTTATAGTAATAGCGCTAGGATTCCTGACAGTTAAATTGTTCAGTAAAGATAACAAAGTTCAGACAGTCGTGCAGACTAATGGGACATATATCGCACTGGGCGATTCTGTTGCTGCAGGCATCGGGCTTGGAGATTATACTGACTCAAGTGCGTGTGATAGGACAATACATGCATATCCAAATGCTGTCGCGACTGCACTAAACTATAAATTACAAAGTGTCGCGTGTAGCGGTGCGACGACACAAAATGGACTTATCGGTACACAGGTTGTCAATAAATTAGCTATTGAACCACAGCTAAATTCTTTACTTTCGGGGACTAAGCCTAATTTAATCTCAATGACAATAGGTGCTAACGATGCAAATTGGACCTCCTTTATACAAAAATGCTACACGGGTAACTGTGGCTCAGATGCTGATACAAATGCCGTCAATGCAGGTGTTGCAGCCGCAACTACTAATTTAATCAATGTCTTTTCTCAAATTCAGTCTACCTATCCAACAGAAACACCAAGGGTAGTTATCACGGGTTATTACAAGCTGTTCCCTGCTAGTCCAAAGGCAAACTGCACAGAGCTTGTGGGTATTGATCAGCAAGAGCTTAAATGGATTACTACCCTACAAAATACAATTGATGAATCACTCAAATCTGCAGCATCAGCATATGATTTCGTAACCTATGTGCCAATTGACTTTAGCGGTCATGAGCTCTGCACAGCAAGTCCATGGATACAAGGGCTTAGCGACAAAGCTCCATATCATCCAACACTTGACGGCCAGGCTGCCATTGCTAATCAAATTGTCACAGCGCTTAAAACGAATGGAGCCATTAAATGA
- a CDS encoding ABC transporter ATP-binding protein, protein MITVEKLVKKYGKNENEFIALDTVSLKIKSGSTLAIIGKSGSGKSTLMHIMSGLDRPTSGKIVIDDVDLFSMKSREMDNFRTSKMSFIFQAFFIQANQTVYQNVMLPLQIAKVPRAKRKELVMEALKSVELETKVDNLANNLSGGQKQRLAIARAIVNKPHILFADEPTGNLDSVTGDRIMKLLFDLNKQIGCTIILVTHDPDLANQCQAQIQLKDGKITA, encoded by the coding sequence ATGATCACTGTTGAAAAATTAGTCAAAAAGTACGGTAAAAATGAAAATGAATTTATTGCACTTGATACCGTTTCTTTAAAGATCAAAAGCGGGAGTACACTTGCAATCATAGGTAAGAGTGGCTCAGGCAAATCAACTCTCATGCACATCATGAGCGGGCTTGATCGTCCAACGAGTGGAAAGATAGTAATAGATGATGTTGATTTGTTTAGTATGAAATCACGTGAGATGGACAATTTCAGAACAAGCAAGATGAGTTTTATTTTTCAAGCGTTCTTCATTCAAGCAAATCAAACTGTCTATCAAAATGTAATGTTGCCTCTTCAGATTGCAAAAGTTCCTCGTGCTAAAAGAAAAGAACTCGTGATGGAAGCATTGAAGTCCGTAGAGCTAGAGACAAAGGTAGATAATTTAGCTAATAACCTCTCTGGTGGACAAAAACAACGACTTGCAATTGCAAGAGCAATTGTTAACAAGCCGCATATTCTCTTTGCTGATGAGCCTACGGGTAATTTGGATAGCGTCACCGGTGACCGTATTATGAAACTCCTCTTTGATCTGAATAAGCAAATTGGATGTACTATTATTCTCGTCACGCATGATCCCGATTTAGCCAACCAGTGTCAGGCGCAAATTCAACTTAAAGACGGAAAGATTACAGCATAA
- a CDS encoding ABC transporter permease, translated as MFLLDIVQRSVRSLLSAKARTLLTAFAMAVGAFALSLTLAASNGATNYADNIVKSNFDPSELIVSASKLLFSSTDTSKPQEYNQNFSSVLTPGGTSTQVENLSDSDITRLKAIDGVESIRTTNTVSLQYVTRDGQRKYSGTVQAYSSYKSPELLAGSVSGSLASKTVILPEGFLSSLGFSSASDAVGKKIRLGVQEQVDQSSLITSFLQNGSASTDALAQNTTTETDFKIVAVSKTPAVLLQPSAGLYLTANEDDLNTLKDISVKGTTSYHKYLSVYIKVKDGTDINKLTAVQDQVKKLGYGAQSVLDTQKTITQVITVLQSIVLVFGLIAVVASVFGVVNTMYISVLQRTQEIGLMKALGMHKYNINQLFLFEAALIGLLGGLIGSAIAVGAGTLLNPSISKLLNTGDVRILDFHIDQIVMLVLALTVVAMVAGFLPARKAARLDPIDALRTE; from the coding sequence ATGTTTTTACTCGATATCGTACAGCGTTCGGTCCGAAGTCTCCTTAGCGCAAAGGCTCGAACACTACTGACTGCATTCGCTATGGCGGTCGGTGCTTTTGCACTCAGTCTTACACTTGCTGCGAGTAATGGTGCAACAAACTATGCGGATAATATTGTTAAAAGTAACTTTGATCCAAGTGAACTTATTGTTAGTGCAAGCAAACTGTTATTTAGCTCTACAGATACAAGTAAACCACAAGAGTATAACCAGAATTTTAGTAGCGTTCTCACGCCAGGTGGAACATCTACCCAGGTTGAGAATTTGAGTGATAGCGATATCACACGGCTAAAAGCGATTGATGGTGTAGAATCGATTCGTACGACAAATACGGTCAGCCTTCAGTACGTCACACGTGACGGACAGCGGAAATATTCCGGAACTGTTCAAGCGTACAGTAGCTATAAGTCGCCTGAACTGCTTGCTGGATCCGTTAGCGGAAGCCTAGCTAGTAAGACTGTTATTTTACCAGAAGGATTTCTTAGCTCCCTTGGATTTAGCTCAGCAAGCGATGCTGTTGGAAAGAAAATTAGACTTGGCGTACAGGAACAGGTTGACCAGTCGTCACTTATAACTTCATTTCTACAAAACGGAAGTGCAAGCACCGATGCATTAGCTCAGAATACAACAACAGAAACTGATTTCAAGATTGTTGCGGTAAGTAAAACGCCAGCAGTTCTTCTTCAGCCGAGTGCAGGCCTCTACCTGACAGCAAACGAAGATGACTTAAATACTCTTAAGGATATCTCGGTTAAAGGCACTACTAGCTACCACAAGTATCTGTCGGTCTATATTAAAGTAAAAGACGGTACGGATATTAATAAGCTCACTGCCGTCCAGGATCAAGTTAAAAAGTTAGGCTACGGTGCACAGAGTGTTCTCGACACCCAAAAGACAATTACTCAGGTAATTACGGTGCTACAAAGTATCGTGTTGGTGTTTGGGCTTATTGCCGTCGTCGCATCGGTGTTTGGAGTAGTAAATACAATGTACATAAGTGTCCTCCAACGCACGCAGGAAATTGGGCTCATGAAGGCGCTTGGTATGCATAAATACAATATTAATCAGCTGTTCCTGTTTGAGGCAGCACTCATAGGCCTTCTTGGTGGACTTATTGGATCGGCTATTGCTGTTGGTGCTGGTACGCTTTTGAATCCTTCGATATCTAAATTACTCAATACAGGCGACGTAAGGATCTTAGATTTCCATATTGACCAGATAGTCATGCTTGTTTTGGCACTTACTGTCGTTGCCATGGTTGCAGGTTTTCTACCAGCTAGAAAAGCTGCTCGCCTTGACCCAATAGACGCGCTTAGAACTGAATAG